From the Mycobacterium sp. 155 genome, the window TATTATTCCGCTGCTACGAGCGTTGGGCCGTCCGCAGTAGAGTTGATCGCCGCGTCGAGCCGGTCCGCAACGCCGTCGAGATCCTCGTCGAGCAGGTCGGCGTACACGTCCAACGTCATCGATGCTTTGGCGTGCCCGAGCATCCGTTGCACGGCTTTGACGTTTGCACCCACGCTGCCGGCCAGGCTGGCCGCGGTGTGCCGTAGATCGTGCGGCGTGATCGTCGGGAACTCCGGTGTGGTGACTTTGGCCATGTGGCGCTACCGCTCCTGCTCATCGCGGTAGCCGTCCTTGCGGTCGCGGCGGTGGTGATGGCCGGTATCGCGCCGGGGCCGCGGCGGGCGGCTGATGTGACGCGCACGGTGACCGCATCCTCGTCGCCGTCCACCGATGAGCAGATCGCGGCAGCGAAAAAAGGACGCCCGCGATGCCGCCACGCGGACCGACGGGCCGATGACCGATGTGGCCCAACGCCTTTGGGATACGCCCAAAGGATCGAGTGAAGAGCCCGCCGCCCTGGCCGCTTACCAGCGGGTCACCCTTGTCGAAATCGAGTACTTGACGAGCAGGACGCGGCCGGAGACAACGGAAGCGGTGCGGACCGCCGTGCACACCTACATTGCCGCGCTCCTGGCGAAAGTCGATGGCATCACGCGCGACGTACCGGTCAGCGACAAGGTGACAGCTACGAAAGCTGCTGGGGCACAACTCGATAAAGCCTGCAAGTAGGGGTGAGGAATGCGCGTTGACGTGTCAGTGAGTCAGGCGAGAGCGGCGAATGCGTGGGCCAGCGCATCGTCGGCGCCCGCCGCTAGGGGCAATCCTGTGGTCGAGCCACGTCGCCGCAACCGCGGCATCCACTGCGCCTCCGGCTAACGCTGCCCCCCGGAGATCCTGGTCCGCCCCGTTCGGACCCCCACCGTGCCCGCCGTGGTGTGGAGATCGACCCACAGGAGCGCCGACAACTCCAAGCGGCGTAGACCCGTGGCGATGAAGATGGTGATCGGATCGATGAGATCGCACTCCACCGCGTAGGGGTTTCCGGCGATCTTGGCCAGGAGTTCGCGCAGGATATGAGATGCACTCCCGCTCAACGACGGCAAACTCTGTCTAGGGCGCAGCTAACCTCGGAAGGTCTGCCATCTGTCTGTTCAACTGCTGTAGATGTGACGTGTCAACTGCTGTAGATGTGACGTGCGCGTTAATCGCGGGTATCTTCGCGCCATAGGTGTGGTCGTTTGCGTGGTCCTCGCGCAACGACGACACAGAGCGCCTACGGCTACGCGTTTGGCAGCGGGATAGCGACGGGGCTGGACGAGCGGGAAGACAGGTACGCAAATCGACCGCCAAGGCGCTCGATTCGAACAGCATGCCTTTAAAGAACTAGGGTGGTGGCGTTTTGTCCGTGATTGGGACCTCCTCTGCGGAGACCTCGATTCCGAGCTTGTTGCACGAGCGCGCGGTTCGCCAACCCGACGTGGCGGCGTTCACCTTCATTGATTACGAACTGGACCCCGCCGGCTACGTAGAGAGCCTGACGTGGTCGCAGGTCTACCAACGGGCCCGCGTGGTCGCCGAGGAGCTCACGCTCTGCGGATCGATCGGGGACCGGGCGGCGATATTGGCGCCACAGGGACTCGACTACGTGATCGCGTTTCTGGGCGCGCTGCATGCCGGCTTCGTCGCCGTCCCGCTTTCCGTACCACAGATCGGGTCGCATGACGAGCGGGTGGCGGCCGTCCTTCGCGATTCCGCGGCGACGGTGATCCTCACGACATCTGCGGTTGCCGACGTCGTCCGAGGTTATACCGCCGCCGTCAGCCGCTCTGCGCCCAGCGTCGTCGAGGTCGACGCATTGAACGTCGATGCACTGGTCGAGTCGGCGCCGGCACGCACGGTGCGTTCCCGGCCGGCGTATCTGCAGTACACCTCGGGATCGACCCGAACACCCGCTGGCGTGATGATCTCCCACCGCAACGTCGTTGCAAACCTCGAGCAGGTGATGACCGACTACTTCTCTGACAACGGCGGGGTGCCGCCGACGGACACCACGGTGGTTTCGTGGCTACCGTTCTTTCACGATATGGGCTTGATACACGGCGTTTGTGCGCCGATCCAAACCGGCTTACACGCGGTTCTGATGAGCCCGATGGCCTTCCTGCAGCGGCCGGCGCGGTGGATTCAACAGCTGGCCATGAACACTCATTCGTTTTCGGCCGCGCCGAACTTTGCCTTCGAATTGGCGGCACGCCGGACATCAGATGCCGATATGGCGGGCCTCGATCTGGCACACGTGGCGGGAATCATCAGCGGAAGTGAACGAATCCACGCGGCCACCATCGCCCGGTTCAATGACCGGTTCGCACAATTCAACCTGCAGAAGACGACGGTGCGACCGTCCTACGGTCTCGCCGAGGCGACGGTGTACGTGGCGACAGCCGAGCGGGAGCGGGCAGGCAGTTCGGTCCGGTTCGAGTACGAGAAGCTCTCCGCGGGCCACGCCAAGCGGTGCGAGAACATCACGAGCGGCGGAACGGAGCTCGTGAGCTATGGCGCTCCACGCGCGTCGACACTGCGGATCGTGGACCCGGAGACTCTGCGGGAGAACCCCGCGGGCGCCATCGGTGAAGTCTGGGTGCACGGGGAGAACGTCGCCATGGGGTACTGGCGGAACCCCCAGCAGACGGAGCGCTATTTCGCTGCCTCTGTGGTTAACCCGTCACCGGGCACCCCGGCCGGGGGCTGGCTGCGGACCGGAGACCTCGGCGTGATGTCGGATGGCGAGCTGTTCATCATCGGGCGCATCAAGGATCTGCTGATCGTCGATGGCCGCAACCACTACCCCGACGACATCGAAGCGACGATCCAGGAGATTACCGGCGGCCGCGTCGCGGCCATCGCACTCCCCGATGACCGCACCGAGCACCTGGTTGCCGTCATCGAAATCAAAGATCGGGGCGATTCGCGCGAAGACGCAATCGACCGACTACGCGGAGTCAAACGCCAGGTCACATCGGCGATCTCGCAGTCCCACAGCCTCCGGGTAGCTGACATCGTCCTGGTGCCACAAGGCGCGATCCCGATCACCACCAGCGGCAAGGTGCGCCGCTCGGCGTGTCTGGACCGCTACCGGCTCGACGACTTCGCCCGCCTCGACAAAGCACTGTGACGCCGAACATGCAGGATGCGAACGAACTGAGCACCGTGACCACCGAGACGAAGGTCGAACCGCGGCTCTACATCTTCCCCCACACTGGTGGTTCGCCAGATTTCTACGTGCCCTTCGCCAGGGCGTTCACCGGCACCAAGTGCGTGGCGGTCCAATATCCCGGAAAGCGCGCAGGCAAGGACTTGTCCCGGTACACCAGCATCCCCGAGCTGGCCGATCGCCTATGCGCGATGCTCAAGCCCGCCGAGGCCCCAGCGGGTCAGGTCGCGCTCTTCGGGCACAGCATGGGGGCCCTGCTGGCCTTCGAGGTTGCCCTCCGCTTCGAGCAGGCCGGCAATCCCATCGCAGCGTTGTTCGTGTCGGCCAGTGCCGCACCCGGAGTCACGCGCTATGGTGTCGACCTGCAGGGTTCCGACCTGGAGCTGCTGAACATGGTCAGCGAAGTCACTGGCGCCAACCCGGAATTCCTGAAGAACGACCAGTTCGCCGCCACCATGTTGCCCACTCTGCGCGGCCTGAAGGCCATCGCGTCGTATAACTGCCCGCCCGAGGTGAAGTTGTCGTCCCCCATCTACGGGCTGATGGCCGACGACGACGAGTTGGCGACCACCGAACTGATGACCCCGTGGGCGCAGCGCACCACCTCGGACTTCGACTTGACCACCTTCCCTGGCGATCACTTCTACATCAATACGAATTTGCCTGGGCTCGCGCACTGGGTCGAAGAACGCGTGTTTGCGCCGGGTACCGCTGTCCGCGCAGCAAATCGGCGTGTATGACATGCGGATCGTTTCAGCGCTGCATGCCAGCGGACCGGTCGGTTACACCACCGGCAAGATCCGACGACTGGACACGGCCTCATGACGCCGCTCGGCGATCGGGAAGCCGAACTTCGCAACTGGTTGGTCGACTACCTCGTTACCAACATCGGCTGCAGCCCCGACCAGATCGACCTCGACGCGCCCCTGAACGAACAGGGCGTGGGTTCGCGCGACGCGGTGGTCTTGTCGGGTGAGCTGTCCGAGTTGTTGGGACGTCCCGTCTCGCCGGTGGACTTCTGGCAGAACCCGACCCTCAACAGCCTCGTCCACGCGCTGATCAATCCCGATACGGAGCCGATGGTCGTGGCCGACGCCACGGGCGGCGCAGAGGACGAGCCGATCGCCGTCATCGGGCTGGGCTGCCGGCTGCCAGGCGATGTCAACGGACCGAACGCGCTGTGGGACTTTCTAGTCGCTGGCCGCTCAGCGGTGGGAACCGTGCCCGACGATCGGTGGCAGTCGTTCGACGATGGCTCGGCGGAAACGTCGGCGGCATTGGCGAACACCACGCGGTGGGGCTCCTTTCTCAGCGACATCGCCGGTTTCGACGCCGAGTTCTTCGGGATCACGCCGCGCGAAGCCGACTACATCGATCCGCAGCAGCGTCTACTGCTCGAAGTCGCCGTGGAGGCGCTCGAGCATGCCGGTATCCCAGCCGAGTCGCTTCGGCGCACTCAGACCGGGGTCTTCGTGGGCGCCAGTGGAAGCGAATACGGGTACATGGCCGCCCGTGACCTCAGCAAGATCGACGTCTGGTCGGGTACGGGCGGGGCCCTGAGCATCATCTCCAATCGGCTTTCCTACTTCCTCGACCTGCGCGGTCCGTCGCTCACCGTCGACACCGCCTGCTCGTCTTCGCTGGTTGCGGTGCACCTGGCCTGCCAGAGCCTGCGTACGGGCCAGTCCGAGCTGGCGATCGCCGCAGGAGTAAACCTGCTCCTCTCGCCTGCCGTGACGGGCAGCCTCGACGCAGCAGGAGCGATGTCGCCGACCGGTGCCTGCCACACCTTCGACGCCGCCGCTGACGGATACGTCCGCGGCGAGGGTTGTGGCGTCGCAGTGCTCAAGCGACTCTCCGATGCACTCCGTGACGGAGACCGGGTGCTTTCAGTCGTCCGCGGCTCAGCGGTCAATCAGGACGGCCGATCCAACGGATTGATGGCACCGAACCCGGCTGCCCAGGTGGCAGTGTTACGCGCCGCCGTCACGGACGCGGGCGTCAAGCCCTCCGAGGTCGACTACGTCGAGGCGCACGGAACCGGAACACTGCTCGGCGACCCCATCGAAGCCCGTGCGCTCGGCACCGTCTACGGGCGCGGGCGGCAACCGGACGCGCCGCTGCTCGCCGGTTCGGTCAAGACCAATCTGGGCCACCTGGAGGCCGCCGCGGGCATCGTCGGGCTGATCAAGGCGACGCTCGCCGTGCAACGCGGCACGATCCCGGCCAATCTGCACTTCGATACCCCCAACTCGCACATCCCCTTCGACGAGCTACGGCTGAAGGTGGTAACCGAGACGACCAAGTGGCCGGCAACCGGACGTCCGCGACGGGCCGGAGTGTCGGCGTTCGGTTTCGGCGGCACGAACGCGCACGTGGTCCTGGAACAGGGTCCTTCGGCAATCGCGCCGGATCCGGTGGTGGTACCCGCGGTCACCACGCTCGTGGTCACCGGCAAGGACGCCGAGAGGGTCGCCACGATGGCCACCGCGCTGGCCGACTGGATGACCGATGCCGGCGCGCTCGTGCCGCTGCCCGACATCGCGCACACGCTGAGTCATCACCGCAGCCAGCACCCGACGTTTGCCACCGTCTGCGCGGCCGACCGCGCCGAAGCCGTTGCCGGACTGCGCTCGGTCGCGGCTGGGCAACCGGCAACCGGCGTCGTCAGCCCACACCAGGGACCGTGCGGTTCCGGGACGGTGTTCGTCTACTCGGGCCAGGGTTCGCAGTGGGCGGGGATGGGTCGCCGGCTGCTCGCCGACGAACCGGCGTTCGCCGCCGCCGTCGCCGAGCTAGAGCCGGATTTCGTTGCCCAGGTTGGGTTCTCGCTGCACGACGTGCTCGCCGGTGCCGAGGAGCTCATCGGCATCGAGCGGATTCAGCCGGTGTTGGTCGGCGTTCAGTTGGCGTTGACCGCGTTGTGGCGCTCGTACGGGGTCGAGCCGGATGCGGTGATCGGGCATTCGATGGGCGAGGTGACCGCTGCGGTGGTGGCAGGCGCTCTGACGCCAGCGCAGGGACTACAGGTCATCACAACCCGGTCGCGCTTGATGTCCGAACGCGCCGAAAAGGGCGCGATTGCTCTGCTGGAGCTCGATGCGCCGACTGTCGAGGCGATGATCGCCGATTTCCCAGAGGTTACGGTGGCGGTGTATGCCTCACCGAGCCAGACCGTGGTCGCGGGGCCCACCGATGCTGTTGATGCCGTCGTCGCCAGGGCGATTCAGCAGAATACGTTCGCCCGCAGAGTAAACGTCGATGTCGCGTCCCACCACGCGATGATGGACCCCATCCTGCCGGAGTTGCGGGAGGCGTTAGCTGATCTGACGCCGAGGCATCCGCTCATCCCGGTCATCAGTACGGTCGAAAATGCCAGTGCCGCAACGCTGTTCGATGCCGATTACTGGGCAGTCAACCTGCGCAACCCGGTCCGGTTCAGCCGGGCCGTCGCCACCGCGGGCGCCACCCACTGCACCTTCGTCGAGATCAGCCCGCACCCGTTGCTCACCAAGGCGATTTCCGACACCCTCGACGACCCGGCCACCGGTAACGAGCACCACCACAGCCTCGGCACGCTGCAGCGCGATGCTCACGACACCGTTGAATTTCACACGAACCTCAACGCGACACACACCGCCCGGCCACCGTCCGGCGATCACGGGCCCGAGCCGCATCCCGCCATCCCGATCACCCCGTGGCGCCACACTCGGCACTGGATGGATGTCACACCCGCCTTGTTCGCCGACGGCTTTGGGGCTCGCCGCCCGCACCGGCTGCCGGCAGGCGACAGCAGCCCGATCCCGGCGGACTGGCTGTACGAGCCGGCGTGGCCCGTACACCCACTATCCGCGGCCGACATTGCGGGCGTCGGCCCCTGGCTGGTGCTCGGGGACGCGGACCTGGGCGCCGAACTCGGTCGCGGGCCGGGTCTTGCTACCGACTGGATCACCGACCGGACCGCATTGCGCACCGCACTGGCTGAAGTGGACAACGTGCTACTCGCGCCGGCCGCCACTGGCGTCGCGATCGACGTCGCGTCCGCGTACGCATTGTTCAACGAAGCCAGAAGTCTTGTCGAAGAAGTGCTTTCGGTGTCCTCGCCGCCGCGGCTCTACTTCGTCACCCGCAATGCCCAGCCGGTGGCCGAAGGTGATCGCGCCAATTCGACACATGCCGTCCTGTGGGGTCTCGGCCGCACGCTGGCACTCGAACATCCCGAAATCTGGGGCGGCGTGGTCGATGTCGACGACTCACTGCCCGCCGTTCTGGCCGCGCGGCATGTGCTGACCGAAGCGCAACCCGGCGAGCGGGAGGATCAGGTCGTCTACCGGGCGGGTGCCCGGCACGTGCCACGTCTGCAACGACGGACACCTCTGCAGGTCGACACCGGCCTGCTCGGCCAGGACACCAGCCACCTGGTCATCGGCGCCACCGGCCGCATCGGGCCACATCTGATCCAGCAGCTTGCCGACATGGGTGCCAAAACCATCGTCGCGGTATCGCGAAACCCCGGCGGGCGGCTCGATGAACTGGCCCAACGCCTTTCGTCGACGGGCACGACGTTGGTCCAGGTGGCTGCCGATGCGGGAGATGAAGCCACGATGGCGGCGCTGTTCGACCGGTTCGGCACCGATCTGCCTGCGCTGGAGGGCATCTACCTGGCGGCCTTCGCAGGCGGACCCGTCGCGTTGTCCGAAATGACATCCGACGACGTCGAGGCCATGTTCGGACCGAAGCTGGATGCGCTCGCCGTACTGCACACCCTTTCGCTACGAACGTCCATTCGCCACTTCCTCATGTTCTCGTCGATCTCCGGTCTCCTCGGTTCACGCTGGCTGGCCCACTACACGGCGACCAGCAACTTCCTCGACACCTTCGCCTACGCCAGGCGCAACATGGGTCTGCCGGCTGCCGTGGTGAACTGGGGATTGTGGAAATCGTTGTCCGACTTGCAATCCGATGCACAATCGGTGATGTCGGACACTGGGCTGGTGCCGATGCCCGACGAGGTGGCCATCCGCGCCCTGTCGTTGGTGCTGGCTCCCGATGCGCCGCCGCGGTACACGGTCGCCGAGGTGGATTGGCCACTGCTGGCCGCGGCGTACCGCACCCGCGGAGCACTGCGGATCGTCGACGACGTGCTGGCGGTCGACTCGGACCCGGACAAGTCCATCCCGGAGACCGAGTTCGGCAAGGCCCTGCGCGAATGCCCACCCGAACGGCGTCGCGGAATGCTGGCTGACCACATCGCCACGTTGGCGTCGGACGCCATGGGACTGGCGCCGGCGGAGACGCTGGACCCGGCGGCGGGGTTCTTCCAACTCGGCATGAACTCGCTGATGGGTGTCTCGCTTCAGCGCAGCCTTGGCACGAGCCTGGGCATCGCGCTGCCTGCAGCGGTCATCTACGAGTATCCCTCCATCTCGCGTCTTACCGACGCTCTGTACGAGCGCATGGGCTATGTGAGCACGGACGACATCCCGGCGACGGCTAGATCGGGCCTCGGTGCCCGAGCCCAGCAGCGCGCCAAGGCCCGCCAGCAAGCCCGGGCGGGCAGAAGGAAAGGACATGGGGTCTAGTGATGGACACCGAAACAACCGACTCGAATAAATTGCCGCCCAACGCGATTGCGGTCATCGGTATGGCGGGGCGGTTTCCCGGCGCAAACTCGGTGACACAGTTCTGGGACAACTTGTGCAGCGGTGAGGAATCCGTCACGACGCTGTCCGAGGAGGCGCTCACCGCCGCGGGCGTGAGTGCGAAGACGTTGGAGAGTCCCGCGTACGTCCGGCGCGCGGCGCTGGTCGACGGGATCGACGAGTTCGACGCGGAATACTTCGGGATGACTCCCTACACCGCTCGGATGATGGACCCCCAACAGCGACTGTTTCTGCAGACTGCATGGCATGCGTTCGAAGATTCCGGATACGACCCCGCCACCTACGACGGAGCGATCGGTGTTTTCGGGGCGAGCACTGCCAGCGGCTACCTGTTGCACAACCTGATGTCGCACCGCGACCAGAAGACGCTCGTCGGCGAGGGCATCACCGTCGACATGTTCAACCTGGTCCTGCTCAACGACAAGGACTACCCGGCGACGCGGGTGTCGCACCAGTTCAACCTGCGCGGACCGAGTCTTTCGGTGCAGACCGCCTGTTCGTCATCGCTGGTCGCGGTGCACCTGGCGTGCCAGAGCCTGTTGTCCGGTGAATCCGACATGGTGCTCGCGGGCGCCGCCGCGATCCGGGTGCCACATCATGTCGGCTATTTATACGAGCCGGGCGCGATGGTGTCGCAGTCCGGCCACTGCCGACCGTTCGACGCGAGGTCTGACGGCACCATCTTCGGCAGCGGAGTCGCGGCGGTGGTGCTCAAGCCGTTGCGGGCAGCGCTCGACGACGGTGACCGCATCCACGCCGTCATCCGCGGTTCGGCGATCAACAACGACGGCGCGGTGAAGATGACCTATGCGGCACCTGCTATCACCGGCCAGGCAGAGGTCATCGCCGAAGCACACGCCGTCGCCGACGTCGACGCCTCGACCATCGGATTCGTCGAGACGCACGGAACCGGTACCCCGCTGGGCGACCCGATCGAAGTCGAGGCACTGCGTCAGGCCTTCGAGGTATCGGAGTCAGTCCGGTCCGGCCCGTGCGTGCTGGGCTCGGTCAAGTCGAACATCGGCCACCTGGATGCGGCGTCCGGTGTTGCCGGCCTCATCAAGGCGATCTTGTGCCTGAAGAATCGGGCGATTCCCCCGACCCTGCACTACACCGCACCGAATCCAGAACTACACCTGGAAAACAGTCCGTTCGTCGTTCAGAACTGTTATGCGTCTTGGGAATCCGATGCTCCCCGGCGGGCTGGAGTGAGCTCGTTCGGCGTCGGCGGCACCAACGTGCATGTCGTCTTGGAGGAGGCGCCGCAGAATTCTTCTGACGGTGCGCAGGCCCCGAGCGGTCCGCAGGTGCTGCTGTTGTCGGCCCGGACCACCGAGTCCCTGCAGGATGCCAGGGCTGCGCTGGCCGCCGAACTCGCTAGGGACGAACAACTTTCGCTGCCCGACGTGGCGTTCACGCTCGCGGGCCGGCGAGCCTACGAGGTCCGGATGGCCGCCGTCGTCACCGACCGCGCCGACGCCGTCGCGGTACTGACCGCCGCGGAACACGACAAAGTGTCGGTCGGACAGTTCCCGCAAGGTATTTCGCCGGCCGCAGAACGGGTGGCATTCCTGTTTCCCGGGCAGGGCGCGCAGCACGTCGGCATGGCCCGCGATCTCTACGACACCGAGCCGGTGTTCAAGGAGAACTTCGACCGGTGTGCCGCTGGCTTTGCCGAGGAACTCGGAATCGAGCTGTCGGCCGAGGTATTCGAGGGGGCTGACCTGGAGCCCACCGACCTGGCGCAGCCAGCGCTGTTCACAGTGGAGTACGCACTGGCGCAGCTGATCATGTCGTACGGTGTCACCCCGGCGGCGTTGGCTGGCCACAGCATCGGGGAACTGGTGGCCGCCACCGTGGCAGGGATCTTTGATCTGCCGTCGGCGATCAAGGTGGTGTCGTTGCGCGCTCGTCTGATGCACGCCGCACCGCCCGGTGCCATGGTGGCCGTGGCGGCCAGCCCCGACGACATCGCGGAGCATCTGGCCGCCTCGACAGAACCGGTCGACGTCGCCGCCATCAACGAACCGGGCAGCTGTGTGGTGGCAGGCCCGGCGGAAGCCATCCGTGCGTTCACCGATCGTCTTGCGGTGGCGGGTATCCTGGCGCGACGCGTCCGGACCTCACATGGCTTTCATTCGCAGGCAATGGATGGGGTGCTCGCCCCGTTTGCCGAATACCTGTCCACCCTCACCCTGCAGGCGCCCCGAATCCCCATGCTGTCCAACGTGACCGGCACGTGGATGACCGATGAGGAAGCGACCGATCCGCAGCGGTGGTCCCAGCACATCCGCAGCACCGTCCGGTTCGCCGATGAGGTTCAGGAATTGCTCGGCGATACCCACCGGGTGCTCGTCGAGGTAGGGCCCGGCGGCAGTCTGACCGGCTCTGCGGTGCGGCTGCCTGAGTGGTCGGACGCCCACCGTGCGGTTCGACTCATGCGGCACCCGCTCCAGAGCCGGGATGATCGCGACGCGTTCCTGCTCGGATTGGGCCAGCTATGGTCGGCCGGAGTCGACGTGCACTGGGCTGCCCGCCACGGTGATCAAGCCAGCCGCGTGACGCTACCCGGTTATGCCTTTGCACGGCAGCGTCATTGGGTCGAGCCCGCGGCTTTCTCCGCACGGTCGGTCGTACCGGGGCAGGCAACAGACCACGCCGGCCAAAACGGGACCGCGGTCGTCGACGCACAGTCGGCCGAGCGCAAGACCGCAAGCGGCACCGATGCCCGCTCGCAGATGCAGGCCACCCTGCAGCGGATTTGGTCGCAGTGCCTTGGCGTCGACTCGATTGCACCGAGCGACAACTTCTTCGAACTCGGTGGCGACTCGCTGCTGGCGATCGGCGTTGCGATGACTGCGACTCACGAGGGAGTGGAGCTCACTCCGCAGGACCTCTATGACCATGGCACCATCGCCGCGCTGGCCGACACCCTTGTCGCTCGCTACGCCTCCGGCAGCCTGGCCAGCCAGGACACCGAAGAGCTGAATCTGCCACTCCCACCGAATATTCTGCGGTTCCTGGACGGCGGGTTGACCGAGCCGGGCGGCTGGCGCGCGCCGCTGGTGTTCCGTCTCGACTCGAGCGTCAGTGTCGAGCATGTCCGCGCTGTCATC encodes:
- a CDS encoding type I polyketide synthase, whose amino-acid sequence is MDTETTDSNKLPPNAIAVIGMAGRFPGANSVTQFWDNLCSGEESVTTLSEEALTAAGVSAKTLESPAYVRRAALVDGIDEFDAEYFGMTPYTARMMDPQQRLFLQTAWHAFEDSGYDPATYDGAIGVFGASTASGYLLHNLMSHRDQKTLVGEGITVDMFNLVLLNDKDYPATRVSHQFNLRGPSLSVQTACSSSLVAVHLACQSLLSGESDMVLAGAAAIRVPHHVGYLYEPGAMVSQSGHCRPFDARSDGTIFGSGVAAVVLKPLRAALDDGDRIHAVIRGSAINNDGAVKMTYAAPAITGQAEVIAEAHAVADVDASTIGFVETHGTGTPLGDPIEVEALRQAFEVSESVRSGPCVLGSVKSNIGHLDAASGVAGLIKAILCLKNRAIPPTLHYTAPNPELHLENSPFVVQNCYASWESDAPRRAGVSSFGVGGTNVHVVLEEAPQNSSDGAQAPSGPQVLLLSARTTESLQDARAALAAELARDEQLSLPDVAFTLAGRRAYEVRMAAVVTDRADAVAVLTAAEHDKVSVGQFPQGISPAAERVAFLFPGQGAQHVGMARDLYDTEPVFKENFDRCAAGFAEELGIELSAEVFEGADLEPTDLAQPALFTVEYALAQLIMSYGVTPAALAGHSIGELVAATVAGIFDLPSAIKVVSLRARLMHAAPPGAMVAVAASPDDIAEHLAASTEPVDVAAINEPGSCVVAGPAEAIRAFTDRLAVAGILARRVRTSHGFHSQAMDGVLAPFAEYLSTLTLQAPRIPMLSNVTGTWMTDEEATDPQRWSQHIRSTVRFADEVQELLGDTHRVLVEVGPGGSLTGSAVRLPEWSDAHRAVRLMRHPLQSRDDRDAFLLGLGQLWSAGVDVHWAARHGDQASRVTLPGYAFARQRHWVEPAAFSARSVVPGQATDHAGQNGTAVVDAQSAERKTASGTDARSQMQATLQRIWSQCLGVDSIAPSDNFFELGGDSLLAIGVAMTATHEGVELTPQDLYDHGTIAALADTLVARYASGSLASQDTEELNLPLPPNILRFLDGGLTEPGGWRAPLVFRLDSSVSVEHVRAVITAVVDHHDALRMRLVNRAGVWEQQIREPGDFADLDQQSLPADAKPGTEQERTALSVIVAETIAGQDLSSWPLTATYVTDAQSSPRFLVLTVHQMVDDSVSREVLVTDLLTAFGQGLAGNEIALEPVTTSWREWSRRCAALAAHPAVLDRRSYWIDNAAKATLRVADIAVVGAPGPDDLIRQATALTPEQTSQLDNARRLLQSSVEEILLAALARTLASTVGDGVAAVDISGAGRSVLRPEVDLRRTIGSFATIYPIALSCIDISGASATQLLAEVSRTVEAVPHNGIGYGLLRYLHAPTASLLGATSASDIFVSYLGMIPEWQERDTPVQFDSDTELTVRETLPGLGHPIELRAFRHSGVLHVDWWYDARRVRSGTVEAFVEQFPTTLIGLIDEAVSGDDYAADDDADDEALALVDLSAAVFDDDE